In Treponema primitia ZAS-2, a genomic segment contains:
- a CDS encoding BrnA antitoxin family protein: MNGVKTLTPERIAEIKAFKNTDFSDCPVLTEEELKKMRPKHPEYFKPVKKAVQIRLDADVLAWFKAYGKGYQSRINAALRELMLQTIERHE, translated from the coding sequence ATGAATGGCGTAAAAACTTTAACACCTGAAAGGATTGCCGAAATAAAGGCATTTAAGAACACCGATTTTTCTGATTGTCCGGTATTAACCGAGGAAGAACTGAAAAAGATGCGGCCGAAGCATCCTGAGTATTTCAAGCCGGTTAAGAAGGCCGTTCAGATTCGCTTGGATGCCGATGTTTTGGCTTGGTTCAAAGCTTATGGAAAAGGGTATCAAAGCCGGATTAATGCGGCGCTTCGGGAGCTCATGTTACAGACCATCGAAAGGCATGAATAG